Proteins encoded in a region of the Euzebya tangerina genome:
- a CDS encoding RNA polymerase sigma factor, with translation MALVSLPSAPRSPAAGGGPVVNVAALAGASDQTVQLAFAGSDADAALREAYSRWAPLVYTLAIRSLGNAEDAADVVQTTFVSAWRSRGSYDPSRPLVSWLTTIAKRRIVDLHRTRSRHPVPSDAVTDGREDVVRTATSTGAAGVIDQPSDRRGSEHDMELLADRLLLADALDALPDPRREIVMMSFLDDLTHAEIAERTGLPLGTVKSHARRGLAWLRERLESS, from the coding sequence ATGGCCCTCGTCAGCCTGCCGTCCGCCCCCCGCAGTCCCGCTGCGGGGGGTGGGCCAGTCGTGAACGTCGCCGCCCTTGCGGGTGCGAGCGACCAGACCGTGCAACTGGCCTTCGCGGGCAGCGACGCCGATGCGGCGCTCCGAGAGGCCTACAGCCGGTGGGCACCACTGGTGTACACCCTGGCGATCCGCAGTCTCGGCAACGCCGAGGATGCTGCCGATGTGGTGCAGACGACGTTCGTCTCGGCGTGGCGATCCCGTGGCTCCTACGACCCGTCACGGCCTTTGGTGTCGTGGCTGACCACCATCGCGAAGCGCCGGATCGTTGACCTGCACCGCACTCGCAGCCGGCACCCGGTTCCGAGCGACGCCGTGACCGACGGACGAGAGGACGTGGTCCGGACCGCCACGTCCACGGGTGCCGCCGGGGTGATCGACCAACCCAGTGACCGTCGCGGGTCCGAACACGACATGGAGCTGCTGGCCGACCGGCTGCTGCTGGCCGACGCACTCGACGCGCTCCCCGACCCTCGGCGAGAGATCGTGATGATGTCCTTCCTCGATGACCTGACCCACGCCGAGATCGCCGAGCGGACGGGCCTGCCGCTGGGCACGGTCAAGTCCCATGCACGGCGCGGTCTCGCGTGGCTGCGTGAGCGTCTGGAGTCGTCATGA
- a CDS encoding anti-sigma factor: protein MTEHTGRTVDDRIRRALDALDDEDVQLQTPPAGLWDAIEADIVADTAAGEGAAGAASSAPAPESMRVVSPSRRRKTATAVLGVAAAAVVLGVALVSSGTLPGQAPLTQVAGATDKPSAAEPVAVAQLAPLESGVEGTTAELLDASTMVLQPDLVMQAGSYYEVWLLDEAAQSLVSLGPLREDGRYTIPDGVTIDEFPVVDVSIELPDGNPAHSGRSVLRGTLT, encoded by the coding sequence ATGACCGAACACACTGGTCGCACGGTGGACGACCGGATCCGCCGAGCCCTCGACGCTCTGGATGATGAGGACGTGCAGTTGCAGACCCCACCCGCCGGGCTCTGGGATGCCATCGAAGCGGACATCGTGGCGGACACGGCTGCCGGCGAGGGCGCGGCGGGCGCGGCATCGTCGGCGCCCGCCCCGGAGTCGATGCGCGTGGTATCACCCTCTCGCCGCCGAAAGACCGCCACCGCGGTTCTTGGCGTTGCTGCTGCGGCGGTCGTGCTGGGCGTTGCACTGGTCTCCAGCGGCACACTCCCAGGACAGGCTCCGCTCACCCAGGTGGCCGGGGCCACGGACAAGCCGTCCGCAGCCGAACCCGTAGCTGTTGCCCAGCTGGCTCCATTGGAGTCGGGTGTCGAAGGGACGACCGCCGAGCTGCTCGACGCCTCCACCATGGTGCTGCAGCCGGACCTCGTCATGCAGGCGGGCAGCTACTACGAGGTGTGGCTGCTGGACGAGGCGGCGCAGTCGTTGGTCTCGCTCGGTCCCCTCCGCGAGGATGGCCGCTACACGATCCCCGACGGTGTGACGATCGACGAGTTCCCGGTGGTGGACGTCTCGATCGAGCTCCCGGACGGCAATCCGGCCCACTCCGGACGCAGCGTGCTGCGGGGGACGCTGACCTGA
- a CDS encoding DEAD/DEAH box helicase, translating into MKPDDRPDTLETAAAVLSFDELGLNPTILGVLDDLGYEEPTPIQQAAIPLALTGSDVLGQAATGTGKTAAFALPLVHRLTTVQERSDAPSSLVLVPTRELAMQVSEAIHTYGQAADTRVLPVYGGQPIGRQLRRLARGVDVVVATPGRAIDHLSRGSLRLDELQTVVLDEADEMLDMGFAEELEAILSGVPESVQTMLFSATMPARITTLAGAHLTDPVRVTIEQDGPTAGNTPQIREVVYVVSRHHKLQALARVLDVEEPEAAIVFCRTRKDVDELTHTMNGRGYRAEALHGGMTQEQRDRVMGHLRSGATELLIATDVAARGLDIDALTHVINHSVPSAPESYVHRIGRVGRAGREGVAVTLVAPREHRALRTIERHTGRTMQIEPVPTVADLRAKRLEMIRASLREAMLIGEDLDSFRPVVESLGEEFDTVQMALAAIKLLHDETAGEGDDREVPTATLDRARGAATKGPSKQSGRTPRKPNSRLYGTADGGPGGDTTSIWISLGRDSGVRPKDLVGAIAGETSLQGRDVGSIQINARFSLVEVPTRAAQEVITALNRTRLRGNRGKARLDRVG; encoded by the coding sequence GTGAAACCCGACGACCGACCCGACACTCTCGAGACCGCCGCTGCGGTGTTGTCCTTCGACGAGTTGGGTCTCAATCCCACGATCCTGGGCGTGCTGGACGACCTCGGCTACGAGGAGCCCACGCCGATCCAGCAGGCCGCCATCCCGCTGGCCCTGACGGGTTCCGACGTGCTCGGGCAGGCGGCAACCGGGACCGGCAAGACCGCGGCGTTCGCGCTGCCGCTGGTGCACCGGCTGACGACCGTCCAGGAGCGCTCTGACGCTCCGAGCAGCCTGGTCCTGGTGCCCACGCGAGAGCTGGCCATGCAGGTCTCCGAGGCCATCCACACCTACGGGCAGGCGGCCGACACCCGAGTCCTGCCGGTCTATGGCGGCCAGCCGATCGGCCGCCAGCTCCGTCGCCTGGCCCGAGGTGTCGACGTCGTCGTCGCCACGCCCGGGCGGGCCATCGACCACCTCTCCCGCGGGTCCTTGAGGTTGGACGAGCTGCAGACGGTGGTGCTCGACGAGGCGGACGAGATGCTGGACATGGGCTTTGCGGAGGAGCTCGAGGCCATCCTGTCGGGCGTGCCGGAGTCAGTTCAGACGATGCTGTTCAGCGCCACGATGCCGGCGCGGATCACCACCCTCGCCGGGGCGCATCTGACCGATCCCGTCCGGGTCACCATCGAGCAGGACGGCCCCACCGCCGGCAACACCCCGCAGATCCGCGAGGTGGTCTACGTCGTGAGCAGGCATCACAAGCTCCAGGCCCTGGCGAGAGTCCTCGACGTCGAAGAGCCCGAGGCGGCCATCGTGTTCTGCCGCACCCGCAAGGACGTCGACGAGCTGACCCACACCATGAACGGCCGCGGCTACCGAGCCGAGGCGCTGCACGGCGGGATGACCCAGGAGCAACGGGACCGGGTGATGGGCCACCTCCGGAGTGGAGCCACCGAGTTGTTGATCGCCACGGATGTCGCAGCCCGCGGTCTGGACATCGACGCCTTGACCCATGTCATCAACCACTCCGTGCCGTCGGCTCCGGAGTCCTACGTCCACCGCATCGGCCGGGTCGGTCGCGCTGGCCGGGAGGGGGTCGCCGTCACGCTGGTCGCCCCCCGCGAACATCGCGCTCTGCGCACCATCGAGCGGCACACCGGGCGCACGATGCAGATCGAGCCGGTGCCGACCGTCGCCGACCTCCGGGCCAAGCGGCTGGAGATGATCCGGGCGTCGCTACGCGAGGCGATGCTCATCGGTGAGGACCTCGACTCCTTCCGCCCCGTCGTCGAGTCACTGGGTGAGGAGTTCGACACCGTGCAGATGGCCCTGGCGGCCATCAAGCTGCTGCACGACGAGACCGCCGGCGAGGGCGACGATCGAGAGGTGCCCACCGCCACGCTCGACCGGGCCCGCGGAGCAGCGACGAAGGGACCCTCCAAGCAATCGGGCAGAACGCCGCGGAAGCCCAACTCGCGGCTCTATGGCACAGCTGATGGCGGCCCTGGAGGCGACACGACGAGCATCTGGATCAGCCTCGGCCGGGACTCGGGCGTCCGCCCGAAGGACCTGGTGGGGGCCATCGCCGGCGAGACCAGCTTGCAGGGCCGCGACGTCGGGTCGATCCAGATCAACGCCCGCTTCTCCCTCGTGGAGGTGCCGACGCGAGCGGCCCAGGAGGTCATCACCGCCCTCAACCGCACTCGCCTGCGGGGAAACCGCGGCAAGGCTCGCCTGGACCGGGTCGGCTGA